Proteins from one Oceanispirochaeta sp. M1 genomic window:
- a CDS encoding TolC family protein — MKKVLTLTALIMLITTAGFAETLTLTADSAVALALENNLSLQSDAINLNIKERAKDTAWNAFIPSINGSAGLNNTGTLFSDPAPSAMNPDPTARTWIISGGLSASLPINIALGTGIKQTKIEYEGGILSYDDSRKKLNRDVRKYYFLLVATATDLELKQQNIDIAEKRYEQARENYNNGLISELEMLQSQVTAENSKPVYNNQVTSYKNDLMNFKLLLGIPSTINLELEEGLENIVFYKLSAQELFDTYSANRLDVLQINKSIESLENTRKLQAQYNRTPTLALSGSWGTDVADGFDSDNWQKDYWRDSATFGINMSIPLDDFIPSSSTSVLLEDFDDQIKQLELSKQLIFDSAEIEITNLVLTLQNSMNTVETYSLNVDLARKSFELTTEAYNLGTRELLDVETAQTELLSASQNVLYEKINYINRLLDLEYAINAEDISNVLEEK, encoded by the coding sequence ATGAAAAAAGTACTGACATTAACAGCATTGATAATGCTGATCACAACAGCAGGTTTTGCCGAAACACTGACCCTTACAGCCGACAGCGCTGTAGCTCTGGCCCTGGAGAACAACCTGAGTCTGCAGAGCGATGCCATAAATCTTAATATTAAAGAGCGAGCTAAAGATACTGCATGGAATGCATTTATTCCCAGTATTAACGGTTCAGCCGGGCTCAACAACACGGGTACTCTATTTTCAGATCCGGCACCCAGCGCAATGAATCCTGATCCGACTGCAAGGACCTGGATTATCAGTGGTGGCCTCTCTGCAAGCCTGCCCATCAATATTGCATTGGGAACAGGGATCAAGCAGACAAAGATTGAATACGAAGGCGGTATTTTGAGCTATGACGATTCCCGCAAAAAGCTGAATAGAGATGTTAGAAAGTATTACTTTCTCCTGGTAGCCACCGCCACGGACCTGGAACTGAAACAGCAGAATATTGACATTGCCGAGAAACGTTATGAACAAGCCCGAGAGAATTATAATAATGGTCTTATTTCAGAACTTGAGATGCTGCAGTCTCAGGTAACAGCCGAAAACAGCAAACCTGTATACAATAACCAGGTCACCAGTTACAAAAATGACCTTATGAATTTCAAGCTTCTTCTGGGAATCCCCAGCACTATAAATCTGGAATTGGAAGAAGGACTTGAAAATATTGTATTCTACAAACTGTCGGCTCAGGAACTTTTTGATACATACAGTGCCAACAGACTGGATGTGCTGCAGATAAATAAATCCATAGAATCATTGGAAAATACCAGAAAACTTCAGGCTCAATATAATAGGACTCCGACTCTGGCCCTTTCAGGAAGCTGGGGTACAGATGTTGCCGATGGCTTTGACAGTGACAACTGGCAAAAAGATTACTGGAGAGACAGCGCTACTTTTGGAATAAATATGAGCATCCCCCTGGATGATTTCATCCCCTCATCTTCCACTTCAGTGCTTCTTGAGGATTTTGATGATCAGATTAAACAGCTTGAACTGAGTAAACAGCTCATATTCGACTCTGCTGAAATTGAAATTACAAACCTGGTATTGACTCTGCAGAATTCCATGAACACAGTAGAAACATATTCGCTGAATGTGGATCTTGCCAGAAAATCTTTCGAACTGACTACCGAAGCCTATAACCTGGGAACAAGAGAACTCCTTGATGTTGAAACCGCTCAGACCGAGCTGCTCAGCGCATCACAGAATGTTCTTTATGAAAAAATTAATTATATAAACAGACTTCTTGATCTTGAATATGCCATCAATGCGGAAGACATCTCTAACGTTCTGGAGGAAAAATGA
- the clpX gene encoding ATP-dependent Clp protease ATP-binding subunit ClpX produces the protein MARTKNKELKVCSFCGKHSDVAKKLIAGPGVYICDECVQVCNKIMSEEENISSDFVDDIPTPKEIKEYLDEYVIGQDAAKKSLSVGVYNHYKRIMFKDKVSADVELEKSNVLLIGPTGTGKTLLAKTLAKKLKVPFAIADATTLTEAGYVGEDVENILLKLIQAAGNNIAAAERGIIYIDEIDKIARKGENVSITRDVSGEGVQQALLKIIEGSEASVPPQGGRKHPNQEMLKIDTSNILIICGGAFVGLDKIIETRVTQQPMGFGSDLQTIHEKDLVALFSKMHPDDLVKFGLIPEFIGRLPIQVSLENLKKDDLKRILTEPRNSVIRQFEESLKLDDTELRFEEAAIEAIADKALERKTGARGIRSIVESVMLEIMYDLPSIEGKKKVIVTRDVIINDTLPVILTDPEKIEAPWENALHENKQITA, from the coding sequence ATGGCCCGAACTAAAAATAAAGAATTAAAAGTATGTTCATTCTGCGGCAAGCATTCCGATGTTGCCAAGAAACTAATTGCAGGACCAGGCGTATATATCTGTGATGAGTGTGTTCAGGTTTGTAATAAGATCATGTCAGAAGAAGAAAACATCTCTTCCGACTTTGTAGATGACATCCCTACACCTAAAGAGATCAAGGAATACCTGGATGAGTATGTCATCGGACAGGATGCTGCCAAAAAGAGCCTCTCCGTAGGTGTTTATAATCACTACAAAAGAATAATGTTCAAAGACAAGGTCTCAGCTGATGTGGAATTGGAAAAATCCAATGTTCTCCTAATCGGTCCCACAGGAACGGGTAAGACCCTCCTTGCCAAGACACTTGCAAAAAAACTGAAAGTACCCTTTGCCATCGCCGATGCTACGACATTGACCGAAGCCGGTTACGTTGGTGAAGATGTTGAGAATATCCTCCTGAAGCTGATTCAGGCTGCCGGTAATAATATTGCCGCTGCAGAAAGAGGAATCATCTATATTGATGAAATTGATAAGATTGCCCGTAAGGGAGAAAATGTATCCATCACCAGAGATGTTTCGGGTGAAGGTGTTCAGCAGGCTCTGCTGAAAATCATTGAAGGTTCTGAAGCTTCCGTTCCTCCCCAGGGTGGAAGAAAGCACCCTAACCAGGAGATGCTGAAGATTGATACTTCCAACATCCTGATTATCTGCGGTGGAGCTTTTGTCGGTCTGGATAAAATTATTGAAACCAGAGTGACTCAGCAGCCCATGGGATTTGGTTCTGATCTTCAGACTATCCATGAAAAAGACCTGGTAGCGCTCTTTAGTAAGATGCATCCCGATGACCTTGTAAAATTCGGTCTTATACCAGAGTTTATCGGTCGTCTGCCTATCCAGGTCAGCCTGGAGAATCTTAAAAAAGATGATCTGAAAAGGATTCTTACTGAACCCAGAAACTCAGTCATCAGACAGTTCGAAGAATCCCTCAAACTGGATGATACTGAACTGCGTTTTGAAGAAGCTGCCATCGAAGCCATTGCCGACAAAGCTCTGGAAAGAAAAACAGGAGCCCGTGGAATCCGTTCTATTGTGGAATCTGTAATGCTTGAAATCATGTACGATCTCCCTTCTATAGAAGGTAAAAAGAAAGTTATTGTAACCAGGGATGTCATCATAAATGACACTTTGCCCGTTATCCTTACAGATCCGGAAAAAATTGAAGCCCCCTGGGAAAATGCACTACATGAGAATAAACAGATCACCGCTTAA
- the tig gene encoding trigger factor: MITSKSVEKLENSTVKLSLTVGKEHAAKEYKDLLAKYTKEVQIKGFRKGKVPVSVLERKFGEGIRQEAAANLMDIALKAAMEDLDEKPLGYDYPEVQGEPELDPEKDFSFELIYDTFPEVKFGEYKGIEIEETQVKILKKHENAEMEKIQEQNSVVMDKADETVANDDIVTLDYCEMDGKEEVEDSKREDFVFTIGTGYNLYKIDKQLVGMKKDEEKVITKKYKEDFENKDLAGKSVKIKVKIKAVKEKQLPELDDELAQDVNEKFKTIDDLRKDIKKQLKDKAEAKTKGNKMEQLIDKLVESSEIDLPVSMIKAEQENNWKNFLQQSQTQEEQMLQFLEMQGQTKDQMLESWKENAVKSLKSQLIFNKIIEDEKIEVADDEMEEEIRKQAEMYKMPVEDLKKSFGEAGLKEYLSSDIKQKKVVDFLLDNAKITKSDEKVDYDDLMK; this comes from the coding sequence GTGATAACCAGTAAGAGTGTCGAAAAATTAGAAAACTCAACCGTCAAACTTTCCCTGACTGTAGGTAAAGAGCACGCAGCCAAAGAGTACAAAGATCTTTTAGCAAAGTACACAAAAGAAGTACAGATTAAGGGATTCAGAAAAGGCAAAGTGCCCGTATCCGTACTTGAAAGAAAATTCGGTGAGGGAATCAGACAGGAAGCTGCTGCAAACCTCATGGATATAGCCCTCAAAGCAGCCATGGAAGATCTCGATGAGAAACCCCTTGGATATGACTACCCTGAAGTACAGGGAGAGCCTGAACTTGATCCGGAAAAAGATTTTTCCTTCGAGCTGATCTACGATACCTTCCCCGAAGTTAAATTCGGCGAATACAAGGGAATCGAAATTGAAGAAACACAGGTCAAGATTCTTAAAAAGCATGAAAATGCCGAAATGGAAAAAATCCAGGAACAGAATTCTGTTGTCATGGACAAGGCCGATGAAACCGTTGCAAACGATGACATTGTCACCCTTGACTACTGTGAAATGGACGGTAAAGAAGAAGTTGAAGATTCCAAAAGAGAAGACTTTGTTTTCACAATTGGTACAGGATACAATCTTTACAAAATCGACAAACAGCTTGTCGGCATGAAAAAAGATGAAGAAAAAGTCATCACTAAGAAATACAAAGAGGACTTTGAAAACAAAGACCTTGCCGGTAAAAGTGTAAAAATCAAAGTCAAGATAAAAGCTGTAAAAGAAAAACAGCTCCCCGAACTTGATGATGAACTGGCACAGGATGTAAACGAGAAGTTCAAAACTATTGATGACCTGAGAAAAGACATCAAGAAACAGCTCAAGGATAAGGCCGAGGCCAAGACCAAGGGTAATAAAATGGAACAGCTTATCGACAAACTGGTGGAATCCAGTGAAATCGATCTTCCTGTTTCTATGATCAAGGCAGAACAGGAAAATAACTGGAAAAACTTCCTCCAGCAGTCTCAGACTCAGGAAGAACAGATGCTTCAGTTCCTTGAAATGCAGGGTCAGACTAAAGATCAGATGCTTGAGTCCTGGAAAGAAAATGCTGTTAAGAGCTTGAAATCCCAGTTGATTTTCAACAAGATAATTGAAGACGAAAAAATTGAAGTCGCTGACGACGAAATGGAAGAAGAAATCAGGAAGCAGGCCGAAATGTACAAGATGCCTGTTGAAGATCTCAAGAAATCATTTGGCGAAGCCGGCTTAAAAGAGTATCTTAGTAGTGATATCAAGCAGAAGAAAGTTGTTGACTTCCTTCTTGATAATGCGAAAATCACAAAAAGTGATGAAAAGGTTGATTACGACGACCTGATGAAATAA
- the clpP gene encoding ATP-dependent Clp endopeptidase proteolytic subunit ClpP: MHVQNNTLVPVVVERTGTGERSYDIFSRLLKDRIVFLDGEINDVTADLVVAQLLFLESENPEKDINLYINSPGGSVTAGLAIYDTMQHIKPDVQTICIGQAASMGAVLLAGGAKGKRHCLPSSRVMIHQPWGGVQGQARDIGIQAREIIRLKKMLIQYFADNSGKDFEEIASDMERDFFMSAEEAVAYGVTDSILKR, translated from the coding sequence ATGCATGTTCAGAATAATACCCTTGTACCCGTTGTTGTTGAGAGAACAGGTACAGGAGAACGGTCTTATGACATTTTTTCCCGTCTTTTAAAAGACAGAATAGTTTTCCTGGATGGGGAAATAAATGATGTTACGGCAGACCTTGTTGTTGCTCAACTTCTTTTCCTGGAATCTGAAAATCCGGAAAAGGATATAAATCTTTACATCAATAGCCCCGGCGGTTCTGTCACTGCCGGTTTGGCTATCTACGATACAATGCAGCACATCAAACCCGATGTTCAGACCATTTGTATCGGTCAGGCGGCCTCTATGGGTGCCGTTCTTCTTGCAGGAGGAGCAAAAGGGAAACGACATTGCCTCCCTTCTTCCCGCGTCATGATTCATCAGCCTTGGGGTGGTGTTCAGGGTCAGGCCCGTGATATCGGTATTCAGGCTCGTGAAATCATTCGACTCAAGAAAATGCTGATTCAGTACTTTGCGGATAACAGCGGAAAAGACTTTGAAGAGATTGCATCCGATATGGAGCGTGACTTCTTCATGTCAGCCGAAGAAGCTGTTGCTTACGGTGTGACTGACAGTATTTTAAAGAGGTAA
- the lon gene encoding endopeptidase La, with amino-acid sequence MRINRSPLNLRKPELPVIILPDTVIFPYTVAPFFLTDAISTRAVDEAMRGKRDIFLAFQKEKADSTIQKKHLYSTGTVAHILQVLKLPDGNSRLLVEGRSKGELSKLVKRKDILMVQYKPIQESREIGRTLAVGMETLQETFYEYTRKNKKITKETKNQVEQAQTPEKVIGIIASQLTIPIEDKIALLEIDSPGEKLSRLSEIVQMEIEKSSLKHDISGRVRKKMEKTQKEYFLNEQLKEINKELGNSSQEDPSGAAELESRINEMTMPEEVKAKALKEVKRLSRLQPMSPESGVLRTYLEWLVDIPWSEESNDRMNLARAARVLDEDHYNLKKAKDRILDYIAVRQIREKLKGPILCFVGPPGTGKTSLGRSVARALNREFVRISLGGIRDEAEIRGHRKTYVGALPGKIIQSIKKAGTTNPVFLLDEIDKMSSDFRGDPSAALLEVLDPEQNGTFTDHYLELSYDLSSVMFITTANSLHNIPRPLLDRMEVIEIPGYTEIEKARIARGFIIPKQLKENGMENSRLNISDDAVNTLIRNYTMESGVRNLERQIGQVIRKITREAIESYQKRSGGNNIHTARIHKYQEIFGDRSDKGENLPDLSVFDLTINGSDVLHYLGNPPIPDEDSDTRERAGLATGMAWTEVGGRVLPVEVSLLQGEGKLILTGKLGDVMKESAQIALSYLRANAETFGIDPNFYKEHDIHIHVPEGAIPKDGPSAGITMTAALLSALKQTPLISKLAMTGEITLTDRLLPIGGVKEKVLAAHRNKCRIILLPEKNRKDQEDLPQEIRDDIRFIFSSSVKEALGQLFPEGTF; translated from the coding sequence ATGAGAATAAACAGATCACCGCTTAATCTGAGAAAACCGGAGCTGCCGGTTATAATACTACCTGACACGGTAATATTTCCCTATACGGTAGCTCCCTTCTTCCTGACCGATGCCATATCCACCAGAGCGGTGGATGAGGCCATGAGAGGGAAAAGAGATATATTCCTGGCCTTTCAGAAAGAGAAGGCCGACTCCACAATACAGAAAAAACACCTCTATTCCACAGGAACAGTGGCGCATATACTTCAGGTCCTGAAACTTCCCGACGGAAATTCCCGCCTGTTGGTTGAGGGACGCAGTAAGGGTGAACTGTCAAAACTGGTCAAACGGAAAGACATTCTTATGGTTCAGTACAAACCCATTCAGGAGAGCCGTGAAATAGGGCGGACCCTGGCAGTAGGAATGGAAACCCTTCAGGAAACCTTTTACGAATATACTCGAAAGAACAAAAAAATAACCAAAGAAACTAAAAATCAGGTGGAACAGGCTCAGACACCCGAAAAGGTGATCGGTATAATTGCTTCTCAGCTGACCATTCCAATCGAAGATAAAATTGCTCTCCTTGAGATTGACAGTCCCGGTGAAAAGCTGAGCAGACTCAGCGAAATTGTTCAGATGGAAATTGAAAAGAGTTCACTTAAACATGATATATCAGGACGGGTTCGTAAGAAGATGGAAAAGACTCAAAAAGAGTATTTCCTGAATGAACAACTGAAAGAGATCAATAAAGAACTAGGAAACTCCTCACAGGAGGACCCCTCTGGTGCAGCAGAGCTGGAGAGCCGGATAAATGAAATGACCATGCCCGAAGAGGTGAAGGCCAAGGCTCTTAAGGAAGTAAAACGACTATCCCGCCTGCAGCCTATGAGCCCCGAATCGGGAGTCCTCAGAACCTATCTTGAATGGCTTGTAGATATCCCCTGGAGCGAAGAATCCAACGATAGAATGAACCTGGCCCGGGCGGCCCGTGTTCTTGATGAAGATCATTACAATCTGAAAAAAGCCAAGGACAGAATCCTTGATTATATTGCGGTCAGACAAATCCGCGAAAAGCTGAAAGGTCCTATCCTATGTTTTGTCGGACCTCCGGGAACCGGAAAGACATCATTGGGCCGCTCTGTTGCCAGAGCTCTAAACAGAGAGTTTGTCCGGATATCTCTTGGTGGTATACGGGATGAAGCGGAGATAAGAGGCCACAGAAAAACATATGTGGGTGCCCTGCCCGGAAAAATAATTCAGTCTATCAAGAAAGCAGGGACCACAAATCCCGTATTCCTTCTGGATGAAATAGACAAGATGAGCAGCGATTTCCGGGGTGACCCTTCGGCAGCCCTGCTGGAAGTCCTGGACCCGGAGCAGAACGGAACCTTTACAGACCACTACCTTGAACTGTCCTACGACCTTTCAAGTGTTATGTTCATAACTACCGCCAACTCTCTGCATAACATTCCCCGTCCCCTTCTGGACAGGATGGAAGTCATAGAGATTCCCGGTTATACAGAGATAGAAAAAGCCCGTATTGCCAGAGGATTTATCATTCCCAAGCAGCTGAAAGAGAACGGAATGGAAAACAGCCGGCTCAATATCAGCGATGATGCTGTTAATACTCTGATCCGAAACTACACAATGGAATCAGGTGTGAGAAACCTGGAACGCCAGATTGGCCAGGTCATCAGAAAGATTACCAGAGAAGCCATCGAGAGTTACCAGAAACGTTCAGGCGGCAACAACATCCATACAGCCCGTATTCACAAATACCAGGAGATCTTCGGCGATCGTAGTGACAAGGGTGAGAACCTTCCCGATCTATCAGTGTTTGATCTGACTATAAATGGAAGCGATGTACTCCACTACCTGGGGAATCCTCCCATTCCGGACGAAGATAGCGACACAAGAGAAAGAGCCGGCCTGGCAACAGGTATGGCATGGACCGAAGTAGGAGGTAGAGTCCTGCCCGTAGAAGTAAGCCTGCTGCAGGGAGAAGGAAAACTGATCCTCACCGGAAAGCTGGGTGACGTCATGAAAGAGAGCGCCCAGATAGCCCTCTCCTACCTGAGAGCCAATGCTGAAACCTTCGGGATCGATCCGAATTTCTATAAAGAGCATGATATCCATATCCATGTTCCAGAAGGAGCCATCCCCAAAGACGGACCTTCTGCGGGTATAACAATGACTGCGGCTCTCCTGTCGGCATTAAAGCAAACTCCCCTGATCTCAAAGTTGGCGATGACTGGAGAGATAACCCTCACCGACAGATTGCTCCCCATCGGCGGAGTTAAAGAAAAGGTTTTGGCCGCCCACAGAAATAAATGCCGAATTATCCTGCTTCCTGAAAAAAACAGAAAAGATCAGGAAGATCTTCCCCAGGAAATAAGGGATGACATTCGTTTTATTTTCAGCAGTTCTGTGAAAGAAGCATTGGGACAACTCTTCCCTGAAGGCACATTTTGA
- a CDS encoding bifunctional oligoribonuclease/PAP phosphatase NrnA — protein MTFSEIPSSIREGFDSYKNFILIGHEHPDADSLCSQLGLAALLKRLNKNVRLIAKGPFTRPETRDLEELFETNWSYPSPAGTLLILLDCSDISRTGYPVEELEPFDLMIIDHHASGSSAGEYRYIDAASPSTTLLIQGLWDLYGEKPDKDTSSYLFFGFATDTGFFRHLEGATGPVFNRVAGMIDNGASPNAIYRRINGGRELGTRRLMGRLLERARFYFDNKILISWENKEDRDELGVDDRDSDRLYQLLQSVAGCEAVALLREESDTLTIIGLRSNNHIDVGRIASELKGGGHVKAAGCAVETGREAATARVLELFKKQL, from the coding sequence ATGACTTTTTCTGAAATACCCTCCTCTATCCGGGAGGGTTTTGATTCTTATAAGAACTTTATACTTATCGGACATGAGCATCCCGATGCGGACTCTCTCTGTTCACAGCTGGGCCTGGCAGCCCTCCTTAAAAGGCTGAACAAAAATGTCCGCCTTATTGCCAAAGGACCTTTCACAAGACCCGAAACCAGGGATCTGGAAGAACTTTTTGAAACCAACTGGTCCTATCCCTCTCCTGCAGGCACCTTGCTTATACTGCTGGACTGCTCCGACATCAGCCGAACAGGATACCCTGTAGAGGAACTGGAACCCTTTGATCTGATGATTATCGATCACCATGCCTCTGGTAGTTCAGCCGGAGAATACCGCTATATCGATGCGGCCAGCCCCTCCACCACTCTCCTTATTCAGGGATTATGGGATCTGTACGGAGAAAAACCCGATAAAGACACCAGCAGCTACCTCTTTTTCGGTTTTGCCACGGATACAGGATTCTTCAGACATCTGGAAGGAGCAACAGGTCCGGTATTCAACAGAGTTGCCGGGATGATAGATAACGGGGCTTCCCCCAATGCAATATACCGCCGTATCAACGGCGGAAGAGAGCTGGGAACACGACGCCTTATGGGAAGACTCCTGGAGAGAGCCCGATTTTACTTTGACAACAAGATACTGATATCCTGGGAAAACAAGGAAGACAGGGATGAGCTGGGAGTTGATGACAGAGATTCCGATCGCCTGTACCAGCTGCTCCAATCTGTAGCGGGCTGTGAAGCTGTTGCATTGCTTCGTGAAGAGTCTGATACTCTCACCATTATCGGACTTCGTTCCAATAACCATATTGATGTGGGTAGGATAGCCTCTGAACTGAAAGGCGGCGGTCATGTAAAAGCGGCCGGCTGTGCTGTTGAAACAGGCAGAGAGGCTGCAACAGCAAGAGTATTAGAGCTTTTCAAGAAGCAACTTTAG
- a CDS encoding TetR/AcrR family transcriptional regulator, which translates to MKVEEKRRLKKIAIMEAAMDAWSCDDYKKTSLTTLAKELQMTKPALYRYFSNKEELLNSMAEYVNSLEREWFLELIPRLQSMKKDDQTRFFIESYSKAQVESKRYVHFSSYNTLRQNKLFQLNNMKQIIEIQKILNISNRVFLLIMLYCFFMWGWHENEELQQNRTDIEKIDLILNLLNNGLAGESFRLPSAEKAETTAEIYKQYRMCSNQPDLIQAVNQVIQEKGFTGVTLELIAEKAGMSKSTLYNYFKNKDDMLTKTINALVTDYTKFHAQLLSQKDSFEDKLLAHLELQSVLFPQKPQAFIVLKQFMSPEIFGKIKRPALKKGFLDFLQEGIDNKKLKDILSVYEYQMIFSFFIFIERVIYQQEGDAPLTEEILDWLKLLAYGKASSAT; encoded by the coding sequence ATGAAAGTAGAAGAAAAACGCAGACTTAAAAAAATAGCCATTATGGAAGCGGCAATGGATGCCTGGTCCTGTGATGATTATAAAAAGACTTCTCTAACCACATTGGCAAAAGAGCTGCAGATGACAAAACCAGCTCTGTACCGCTACTTTTCAAACAAGGAAGAACTCCTTAATTCCATGGCCGAATATGTAAACTCTCTCGAACGGGAATGGTTTTTAGAATTGATCCCCCGTCTTCAGAGTATGAAGAAGGATGATCAGACCAGATTCTTTATAGAATCATATTCCAAAGCCCAGGTTGAAAGTAAACGATATGTTCATTTCAGCAGCTATAATACCCTTCGTCAGAACAAGCTTTTCCAATTAAACAATATGAAGCAGATCATAGAGATCCAGAAAATCCTGAATATTTCCAACAGAGTTTTTCTTCTAATTATGCTCTACTGTTTTTTTATGTGGGGCTGGCATGAAAATGAAGAGTTACAGCAGAACCGCACAGACATTGAGAAAATAGATCTTATACTGAATCTTTTAAATAACGGACTTGCAGGAGAATCCTTCAGGCTCCCCTCTGCAGAGAAAGCAGAGACCACAGCTGAAATTTACAAACAATACAGAATGTGCTCTAATCAGCCGGATTTGATTCAGGCGGTGAATCAGGTTATACAGGAGAAAGGATTTACAGGTGTAACCCTTGAACTGATTGCAGAAAAAGCAGGGATGTCAAAGAGTACTCTCTATAACTATTTTAAAAATAAAGATGACATGCTGACAAAAACAATCAATGCACTTGTTACAGATTATACGAAGTTTCACGCGCAGTTATTATCTCAGAAAGATAGTTTTGAAGATAAACTGCTGGCTCACCTGGAACTGCAGAGTGTTCTGTTCCCTCAGAAACCCCAGGCGTTCATTGTCCTGAAACAATTTATGAGCCCTGAAATATTCGGCAAGATAAAAAGACCTGCTCTTAAAAAAGGATTCCTTGATTTCCTGCAGGAAGGAATTGATAACAAAAAACTGAAAGATATTCTATCGGTCTATGAGTATCAGATGATTTTCAGCTTTTTTATATTTATTGAACGCGTTATTTATCAGCAGGAGGGTGATGCCCCCCTGACAGAAGAGATATTGGATTGGCTGAAACTGCTGGCTTATGGGAAAGCATCATCAGCCACTTAA